The following is a genomic window from Antechinus flavipes isolate AdamAnt ecotype Samford, QLD, Australia chromosome 3, AdamAnt_v2, whole genome shotgun sequence.
GTCTCCTGGCCTCGTTGGCCTGCAGTAGCTTCTCTGCCCCCTGTGGCGTGGGGGTTCTTAGCTGTCCGGGTGCCCCCAGGCTGCCCCTGGTGTTTGTGTCCCTGTGGTCACCCAGGGCGGGGCACAGAGGAGGCTGCAGGGCCGCCTTCGGCTCCCGCCTCTGGTCCCGAGGCCGTGCCTGCGTCATCTAGCTTCTCCCGGCCCGTGGGGCGTCCTGGTGGCGGCCCCTACAGCCCGCTCTGACCCAAATCTTGGGGCTCCGGGGGAGGAGGCAGCTAGGGGGTGCACAGTCCGCAGTCGGGAAGAGGACGCCCCAGTTAGAACGGGGCCTCGGGCGCCTCTTAGCTGGCTGACCCagtctgcctccgtttcctcgTCTGGCGAGCGAGCTGGCGAGCAAAGCGTCCGGCTGCGGAGAAAGCCCCCCGTGGGGTCACAAATACACGAGACTGGCCGTACGTGGGCCCCGGCCGTCGCCGCTGTCTAGAGGAGGCTCCGCCTCTGTGGCGAGGTGGCCGGCGGCCCGGGGCGAGCGCGGAGGGTTTCTGCACGGCTGTCCCTGGGGAGGGCGGGGAAAGGTCCCCTTAGGAGAAGGTAGAGTGCGCGCTTTAGGGAGTCAGCCCGGCCACAGCCCCCAAGGCACGGGGAGCAGGTCCGAGGCCTGGACTGGGGGTGCCCCGACTCGGAGGCCCACGGGCCGGCTGGGCCTTTCCCTCGGAGACTGGGGGTGTCGGTCAGACGATCTGCGGGCCTTCATTAAGCGTCTGTTGGACTCCAGGTACTTTGCTGAAGCCCtggtggagaaaaggagaaagcaagagaggCTGAGCCCCCACTGTGGTTGCCTCCCTGGGGGTCTCTGGCAGAGACAAGGCTCATCATCAGGGACTTTCTTTATGATTTGATCTCTTGCCCCCAGCCCAGGTTTCCTCCCTCCAGCCTGGGGGGGGTGTTCTGGGGAGGGGGCTgcccccctcttcctttctccttctcctgttTGGGATTGGGGGGTGGGAACTGGGGCGGGAGCAGGGCTGAGGAGAGGAGACTCTTAAGCCGCTGCTCCCCCAcacctctctctccttccccagcaAACCTTTGACCAGAGCCGCTAAGGAGGAACACGGTGGAGTAATGTGAGCCTCTCCCCTTTGTCCCTTTGTCCCAGGATccatcctcccccctccccccccgatTTTCACGAGTCCCCAGGGGAGGGCCGCCATTCCCAAGGCTGGGCCCCCATGGCccatctccccctttccccttggGGATCCCCGAGTTGCCTGGGATGGGAAGGGCCGGGTGGGGAGCGGGCTGCTCCTTCTCCGCACCCCACTTTGCCCTTGCCTCCCTCTCCCTAGTCGTTCCCCTCGccatgagaaaaagaagaagatccGCAAATACTGGGATGTCCCGCCGCCGGGCTTCGAGCACATCACCCCCATGCAATACAAAGCGATGCAAGGTGAGTCCCCAGCCCATCCCCGGGGCCGCCGGGGGGCGGGCTGCTGAGTTGGATCATAGGCCCACGGGTGGGGGGTCGGAGATGGGGCGCGCAGAGGTTTTGGGGTTTTAAGCCAGCTCTCGTCTGCCACCAGCTGCCGGTCAGATTCCAGCCACCGCCCTCCTTCCAACCATGACCCCTGATGGCCTGGCCGTGACCCCCACCCCCGTGCCCGTGGTGGGGAGCCAGATGACCCGGCAGGCCCGCCGCCTCTATGTCGGCAATATCCCTTTTGGCATCACAGAGGTACTGCCCCcgtctcctcccccctccccttctccccccactccctgcACCCCCTGCGGGTCGGACCCTCGCCCCCCGGCCCCCTTGCACTGCAGACGGATGATGGCGCTGTTCCAGGGGCCGGGGGGTggcccccccttccttccctcccctcccccctcacccCAGGGAGTACACGCGCGCACCTACTGGAGCGAGGGACAGAGGCTCACGCACGCCGTCTCCCCGACCCCGATTTTTTCTCTCGTTCTCCGGCGCCGTCTCTCGCCCTGCGTTCCCTCCCGTCGTTGCAGTTTTTTTTGGCCCCGCTCCCCATCCCGcatccctctcccccccctttccctccgCCCCCagaatccccagatcaaagagttGTTTCCATTTCTCTTTAAAGTGAAAATTGTGGGGCTGAGATCCCTCGTAGCAATTTTGCTACCGTCGTCCAAGGCAAGTAAGGGCCATTCTGGCTTTTCTCAAACCTGCGCTTTTTGCTACATTTGATAAACCAGCCCCCGGAATCCAGGGCCAGGCCCCTCCACAtcactcttctctccctcccccccccccctctgtCCCTGTCCGCTCTCGTGCTCGCCTCCTGGCTCTGCCTCTCCCTCCGTGCCCTCCGCGCCGCCGCCGACCCGGGGCCCCTCCCGGCCTCGGGACGGCGGTGGCCCCGCTCCACCCCTCGTCTCCCCTGGCCCTTGTGGCGCTTCCTGCCCTCGTGCCTCCTCTCCCTCTTGTCTCTCCCCTTCCtcacctctcatttctttccctcctttgggGCCTTGAGCATTTCCTGTCTCTGTaaccctctccccttctctttttgcctCATATCCTTCTCTTACGGTTTCCTATCTTCCCCTTCGAATCCCAAATCTCCCATCTCCCCGTTCTGCCCTCCCGccccttcccaccccccaccccactccgtgtctccctctctcaccccacccctcctctctccacctcccccgccccccccttctctcctcttcccctgcaGGAAGCCATGATGGATTTCTTCAACGCCCAGATGCGCCTCGGGGGGCTCACCCAGGCCCCCGGCAACCCGGTCTTGGCCGTGCAGATTAACCAGGATAAGAACTTTGCCTTCCTAGAGGTGAGCCGCGGCGGGCAGCCGAAAGGCCATCGCGCCCATCCCCTCCCTCCGCCCACACTCGAGGGCTTTCGCTGGGGTCCTCGAACCCGGCTCCCAATAATCCAGCGTGACGCTTTTGGTTCCTTCTTTCATTCAGTTCCGATCAGTGGATGAGACAACTCAGGCCATGGCCTTTGACGGCATCATCTTCCAGGGCCAATCCCTCAAGATCCGAAGGCCCCACGACTACCAGCCGCTGCCCGGCATGTCCGAAAATCCCTCCGTCTACGTGCCCGGTGAGGGAGCCCTGAGTCTTGGCCCTTCCCTCTGTGCGAATTCCCACTTAGCGCTCCTTTGGTGGGCCTCGGGAGTCTGGCTGGGGCGCGAGATCAGGATACGCTGACGGGGTGCCACCCCGGTCACGGGGATGGCTTCGTGGTCCAGACCCCAGAGCCAAGGGTCCCCCTTTGGCCACTTTGCATCCGTCCGAGCCCGGTCTGGTTCTGAAGATGTGTAGCGCTGAGCTGGGGACTTAGCCAGAGATGGGATCCCTAGAAAGGGCTGATCATGGGAGAGGGAGGCAGAACAATGCTGTCTTTTGTGTTTTGGGGGTTCCTGGccggggttggggggggggggacaggaCCCTGCTGGAATATGAGCAGGTGAGGGCCTGGGCTCAGACACCCCCGGGGGACAATCCTCATCTAATGAGATCTCCCTGATGGCCGGTCCAGGCCTTCTGTGAACATGAGACTGAAGGGTTTGGGGAAGCTGCTCAATGGATTCTGGGATTGGGGTCAGTCTGTGTCCCAGCCCGCCAGCTcctcactgggcctcagtttgcccCTGAGTTTTGCTGACCCCTGATGAGCCTAATTCTGCCAGAATGAGCTCTGTACTCAGAGGCCCTGGGCCCCTGACTGCTGCCTCCCACCAGAAAGTtggaaaaagtcattttaaaagcCGCTCATCCCTTGGAGTGGCTCTTGGACGAGTCCTACTCAGGAAAGAGTCCCCCCTTTCcttaaaaatctggaaaatcctcCAAACTCCACTCGGCTTTCTCGGCCGCTCGCCCCACTCCTAAGGCTGCGCGGCTTGAGGAAGCCCTCCCGGGCTGCCCGTGGCTGGCCCGGAGCTTGTGGTCCCCGGCCGTACCTGCCTTGGCCTTGGAGCCGAGCTCAGCGTCGTGCCCGCCCTTTGGGCGATCTACAGTGGCCTTTTTCCAGCCCAGGGTCACGCGGGAAGTGGCCACACTCGGATTAGCTCCCAGCCCCCTGCCTGCCTTGGGACCTGGGGCCCGGTGCCCTCGCCGTCAGAGGCGTCTGAAGTAGGGCAGCTTAGCGCCGGCCGTCGATCGAGGTCGATCGAGGTCATTCGGTGGTTCTGGGTATCGGCCCTGGGCCCCCGCCGGGAGCGAAGGTGGGATTTGGCGGGGTCTGGGGATGGGGTGCACCCCTCCAGCTGAAGGGCTGCCTGTCTCCATTCCCACAGGTGTCGTGTCCACTGTGGTCCCCGATTCCGCTCACAAGCTGTTCATTGGGGGCCTCCCCAACTATCTGAACGATGATCAGGTAACCGCCTGCCACCTTCCCCTGTCACCCGCTTGTCCTCTCGCTTTCCCTCCCCTGACTCGCTCCATTTCGGCCCCGCCCGCCCGCCACCCCCCACTTCTCCACCACAGGTGAAGGAACTGCTGACTTCATTCGGGCCCCTCAAAGCCTTTAACCTGGTCAAGGACAGCGCCACAGGTCTCTCCAAGGGCTACGCCTTCTGTGAGTACGTGGACATCAACGTCACTGACCAGGTGAGTCTCCCCGGGGGACCTCGGGGCCACGGGCGTCGGGGAGGGTCGGCCAGCCCCCGGGATGGGTGGGGAACGGCCCTTCTGCCCCCGTCCCTACTCCGGTCAGT
Proteins encoded in this region:
- the U2AF2 gene encoding splicing factor U2AF 65 kDa subunit isoform X1, whose amino-acid sequence is MSDFDEFERQLNENKQERDKENRHRKRSHSRSRSRDRKRRSRSRDRRNRDQRSASRDRRRRSKPLTRAAKEEHGGVIRSPRHEKKKKIRKYWDVPPPGFEHITPMQYKAMQAAGQIPATALLPTMTPDGLAVTPTPVPVVGSQMTRQARRLYVGNIPFGITEEAMMDFFNAQMRLGGLTQAPGNPVLAVQINQDKNFAFLEFRSVDETTQAMAFDGIIFQGQSLKIRRPHDYQPLPGMSENPSVYVPGVVSTVVPDSAHKLFIGGLPNYLNDDQVKELLTSFGPLKAFNLVKDSATGLSKGYAFCEYVDINVTDQAIAGLNGMQLGDKKLLVQRASVGAKNATLVSPSSTINQTPVTLQVPGLMSSQVQMGGHPTEVLCLMNMVLPEELLDDEEYEEIVEDVRDECSKYGVVKSIEIPRPVDGVEVPGCGKIFVEFTSVFDCQKAMQGLTGRKFANRVVVTKYCDPDSYHRRDFW
- the U2AF2 gene encoding splicing factor U2AF 65 kDa subunit isoform X2, whose protein sequence is MSDFDEFERQLNENKQERDKENRHRKRSHSRSRSRDRKRRSRSRDRRNRDQRSASRDRRRRSKPLTRAAKEEHGGVIRSPRHEKKKKIRKYWDVPPPGFEHITPMQYKAMQAAGQIPATALLPTMTPDGLAVTPTPVPVVGSQMTRQARRLYVGNIPFGITEEAMMDFFNAQMRLGGLTQAPGNPVLAVQINQDKNFAFLEFRSVDETTQAMAFDGIIFQGQSLKIRRPHDYQPLPGMSENPSVYVPGVVSTVVPDSAHKLFIGGLPNYLNDDQVKELLTSFGPLKAFNLVKDSATGLSKGYAFCEYVDINVTDQAIAGLNGMQLGDKKLLVQRASVGAKNATLSTINQTPVTLQVPGLMSSQVQMGGHPTEVLCLMNMVLPEELLDDEEYEEIVEDVRDECSKYGVVKSIEIPRPVDGVEVPGCGKIFVEFTSVFDCQKAMQGLTGRKFANRVVVTKYCDPDSYHRRDFW